A stretch of the Brevundimonas sp. MF30-B genome encodes the following:
- a CDS encoding helix-turn-helix transcriptional regulator, translated as MEFHLHSTEFPRVSQRNSVTQEGISFMLEPSQVRMARAALKISVRELSSLSGVADSTILRFEAGKGAILTSNMRRMQDALENAGVVFLPPDSQCGPGVRLKL; from the coding sequence ATGGAATTTCACCTACACTCGACCGAATTTCCGCGAGTGAGTCAACGAAATTCCGTCACGCAAGAAGGAATTTCTTTCATGTTGGAGCCCAGCCAAGTCCGAATGGCTCGTGCAGCGCTGAAGATTAGCGTCAGAGAGTTGTCGTCGCTGTCCGGCGTCGCCGACTCGACCATCCTTCGGTTCGAAGCTGGGAAAGGGGCGATCCTCACGAGCAACATGCGACGCATGCAGGACGCGCTAGAGAATGCCGGCGTTGTCTTTCTCCCACCGGATTCGCAATGCGGACCAGGTGTTCGATTGAAGCTCTGA
- a CDS encoding type II toxin-antitoxin system RelE/ParE family toxin, with the protein MILSWKGKQAREVFEGNCPKGFPADLFKRVRRSLFQLDAATRLDDLKHPPGNRLHRLQEDRAGQWSISVNDQFRICFRWTDQGPEDVEFVDYH; encoded by the coding sequence GTGATCCTCAGTTGGAAGGGCAAGCAAGCTAGGGAGGTCTTTGAGGGCAACTGCCCCAAGGGTTTCCCGGCGGACCTCTTCAAGCGGGTGCGGCGAAGCCTCTTCCAGCTGGATGCGGCGACGCGGCTCGATGATCTCAAACATCCGCCGGGAAACCGTCTGCACCGCCTCCAGGAGGATCGGGCGGGGCAGTGGTCGATCAGTGTGAACGACCAGTTCCGCATCTGCTTCCGATGGACCGATCAGGGTCCGGAGGACGTTGAGTTCGTCGATTACCACTGA
- a CDS encoding enoyl-ACP reductase: MAESSWTMPAGELMKGKKGLVMGVANANSIAWGIASQLAAQGAELAFTYLGEGLERRVRPLAESVGAKAILPCDVTDDASMDALFIELEKTFGTIDFVVHSVAFANKNELQGSFVDNTTRDSFLLAMNISVFSFVDVAKRAAKLMPNGGSMITMTYLGAERAIPNYNTMGVAKAGLEAATRYIARDLGPKGIRVNAISAGAMRTLSLAGISGGRGMIAQGRAMSAMKEDTSMEGVAGAALWLCSDLGLSTTGEVVHVDAGFHMMGLSGDEEQ; encoded by the coding sequence ATGGCCGAGAGCAGCTGGACCATGCCCGCGGGCGAACTCATGAAGGGCAAGAAGGGCCTGGTCATGGGCGTCGCGAACGCCAACTCCATCGCCTGGGGCATCGCCTCGCAGCTGGCCGCCCAGGGCGCCGAGCTGGCCTTCACCTATCTGGGCGAGGGGCTTGAGCGCCGCGTGCGCCCGCTGGCCGAAAGCGTCGGCGCCAAGGCCATTCTGCCCTGCGACGTAACCGACGACGCCTCGATGGACGCCCTGTTCATCGAGCTGGAGAAGACCTTCGGCACGATCGACTTCGTCGTCCACTCGGTCGCCTTCGCCAACAAGAACGAACTGCAGGGCAGCTTCGTGGACAACACCACGCGCGACAGCTTCCTGCTGGCCATGAACATCTCGGTGTTCAGCTTCGTGGACGTGGCCAAGCGGGCGGCCAAGCTGATGCCCAACGGCGGCTCGATGATCACCATGACCTATCTGGGCGCCGAGCGGGCTATCCCGAACTACAACACCATGGGCGTGGCCAAGGCCGGGCTGGAAGCCGCGACCCGCTACATCGCCCGCGACCTCGGTCCCAAGGGCATCCGCGTCAACGCCATCTCGGCTGGCGCCATGCGCACCCTCAGCCTGGCCGGCATCTCGGGCGGCCGGGGCATGATCGCCCAGGGCCGCGCCATGTCGGCGATGAAGGAGGACACCTCCATGGAGGGCGTCGCCGGCGCCGCCCTGTGGCTGTGCTCGGACCTGGGCCTGTCAACTACCGGAGAGGTCGTGCACGTCGACGCCGGCTTCCACATGATGGGCCTGTCAGGCGACGAAGAGCAGTAG
- a CDS encoding MarC family protein, whose product MDAFYLGINLFVILFALVDPIGNIPIFAAATAGASWKQRMAVAARLCGAIVLFLLFFLLTGLMVLEFFGISMAAFRIAGGILLLLLGLSMAREDFLKLFADADAVADAQDVRGYAKRRFQKLIVPFAIPLLVGPGAISAVIIQAGEAEVLGPMGLAASAAAIVAVSVITFVCFSLTGPISRVMGDVVMAVVVRVLGLILCAMAIQFILAGLGEAMPGVISTGVTIPYPTGD is encoded by the coding sequence ATGGACGCGTTCTACCTGGGGATCAACCTGTTCGTGATCCTGTTCGCGCTGGTCGATCCCATCGGCAACATCCCCATCTTCGCCGCAGCCACGGCTGGAGCCAGCTGGAAGCAGCGCATGGCGGTGGCGGCCCGACTCTGCGGCGCCATCGTTCTTTTCCTGCTGTTCTTCCTGCTGACCGGCCTGATGGTGCTGGAGTTCTTCGGCATCTCAATGGCCGCCTTCCGCATCGCGGGCGGCATTCTGCTGCTGCTGCTCGGTCTCAGCATGGCGCGCGAGGACTTTCTCAAACTGTTCGCCGACGCCGACGCCGTGGCGGACGCTCAGGACGTGCGCGGTTACGCCAAGCGCCGTTTCCAAAAACTGATCGTACCCTTCGCCATCCCCCTTCTGGTCGGCCCGGGCGCCATTTCGGCCGTCATCATCCAGGCCGGTGAGGCGGAAGTCCTGGGCCCCATGGGCCTGGCCGCCAGCGCGGCGGCCATCGTGGCGGTCAGCGTCATCACCTTCGTCTGCTTCTCCCTGACCGGCCCGATCAGCCGCGTGATGGGCGACGTCGTCATGGCGGTCGTGGTGCGGGTGCTGGGCCTGATCCTGTGCGCCATGGCCATCCAGTTCATCCTGGCGGGCCTGGGCGAAGCCATGCCCGGCGTCATCTCGACCGGCGTGACCATCCCCTATCCCACGGGCGACTGA
- a CDS encoding DUF2939 domain-containing protein translates to MGRKRIVGAVVVLLVLFAAVWLASPILTARAVIQAGKDGDEARLEQHVDFPALRASLKDELGARLSQEMRDDPRLSGGLGGLGMLLAPSLVSGAVDALVTPRAVAFMVQEARAPEPADAVRPVEAEPEAAREPGRRVRQAWAYRDLNTFAVTLWREDRADDRLALLLERRGLFEWKLAAVDLTPESSRS, encoded by the coding sequence ATGGGTCGCAAGCGCATCGTCGGGGCGGTCGTCGTCCTTCTGGTCCTGTTCGCCGCCGTTTGGCTGGCGTCGCCGATCCTGACCGCGCGCGCGGTGATCCAGGCCGGCAAGGACGGCGACGAGGCGCGGCTGGAGCAGCACGTCGACTTCCCGGCGCTGCGCGCCAGCCTCAAGGACGAGCTGGGCGCCCGGCTGAGCCAGGAGATGCGCGACGACCCGCGCCTGTCGGGCGGCCTGGGCGGCCTGGGCATGCTGCTGGCGCCGTCGCTGGTGTCTGGCGCGGTGGACGCCCTGGTCACGCCGCGCGCCGTGGCCTTCATGGTCCAGGAGGCCCGCGCCCCCGAACCCGCCGACGCCGTCCGCCCCGTCGAGGCCGAGCCCGAAGCTGCGCGCGAGCCCGGCCGGCGCGTGCGCCAGGCCTGGGCCTATCGCGACCTGAACACCTTCGCTGTCACCCTGTGGCGCGAAGACCGGGCCGACGACCGCCTGGCTCTGTTGCTGGAGCGCCGTGGCCTATTCGAGTGGAAACTGGCGGCCGTCGATCTCACGCCCGAATCCTCACGCTCTTAA
- a CDS encoding recombinase family protein → MTRKPIATTAGVQTRAALYLRVSTGRQAVNDLSIPDQRRQLEAYCETKGWEATAEYVEPGNTATDDRRPSFQSMIEAALAKPPAFDVIVVHSFSRFFRDQFQFEFYVRKLATNGVRLVSITQELGDDPMSVMMRQIMTLFDEYQSRENAKHTLRAMKENARQGFWNGARPPIGYRIVAAEQRGAKIKKTLEIDPLQAETVRTIYRWALTGDGAQGPMGLKTIATRLNDQNIRTRDGGRWGIGTVHQILTRSTYMGEHRFNTRDHKTRTPKPESEHAVMAVPPIVSKADHEAVRARLASRNPKWTPPRVSTGPNLLTGICFCGFCGGAMTLRTGKGQAGGQYRYYACSTRARMGEAGCTGLAVPMHKLDDAIIDHLETRLLDPERLAALMEQLLDRRQEWADQRRSHIAEMRKRATEAEAKLNRLYEAIENGLLAPDDASLKDRVAELSSTRDQARADAERISASVERLAPTITPDALARFATVARRKLRDRTSGYRRDHLRALTQRVEVISKTEARIIGSRTELLRALASSGGGNYAAAGGVLGFKPKWRTREDSNL, encoded by the coding sequence ATGACCCGGAAACCTATTGCCACGACAGCAGGCGTTCAGACCCGGGCTGCCCTCTACCTTCGGGTCTCGACCGGACGGCAGGCCGTCAATGACCTGTCGATCCCTGACCAGCGCCGTCAGCTTGAAGCCTACTGCGAGACCAAGGGATGGGAGGCAACCGCGGAGTATGTGGAGCCGGGCAACACCGCCACCGACGACCGGCGCCCATCTTTCCAATCCATGATCGAGGCGGCGCTGGCCAAGCCGCCAGCGTTCGACGTGATCGTGGTGCACAGCTTCTCGCGGTTCTTCCGCGACCAGTTCCAGTTCGAGTTCTACGTCCGGAAGCTGGCGACGAACGGGGTGCGTCTGGTCTCGATCACCCAAGAGCTGGGCGACGACCCCATGAGCGTGATGATGCGCCAGATCATGACGCTCTTCGACGAGTATCAATCCCGCGAGAACGCCAAACACACGCTACGAGCCATGAAGGAGAACGCCCGCCAGGGGTTCTGGAACGGCGCCCGGCCGCCCATCGGCTACCGCATCGTCGCGGCCGAGCAGCGCGGGGCCAAGATCAAGAAGACGCTGGAGATCGATCCGCTCCAGGCCGAGACGGTTCGGACCATCTATCGCTGGGCGCTTACCGGCGATGGCGCGCAGGGGCCGATGGGACTGAAGACCATTGCGACGCGGCTCAACGATCAGAACATCCGCACGCGAGACGGCGGGCGCTGGGGGATCGGCACGGTCCATCAGATTCTGACCCGCTCGACCTACATGGGCGAGCATCGGTTCAACACGCGAGACCACAAGACCAGGACGCCGAAGCCTGAGTCCGAGCACGCTGTCATGGCCGTGCCGCCCATTGTTTCGAAGGCGGACCATGAGGCTGTCCGTGCGCGCCTGGCGTCGCGGAATCCGAAGTGGACGCCGCCGCGCGTCTCGACCGGGCCGAACCTGCTGACGGGCATCTGCTTCTGCGGATTCTGCGGCGGCGCCATGACCCTGAGGACAGGAAAGGGTCAGGCGGGCGGCCAGTATCGCTACTACGCTTGTTCAACCAGGGCTCGGATGGGCGAGGCGGGATGCACTGGTTTGGCCGTTCCCATGCACAAGCTGGATGATGCGATCATCGACCACCTGGAAACCCGACTGCTCGACCCGGAGCGTCTCGCGGCGCTGATGGAGCAGCTTCTGGATCGCCGCCAGGAATGGGCCGACCAGAGGCGCAGCCACATTGCGGAGATGCGCAAACGCGCGACCGAGGCCGAGGCCAAGCTGAACCGGCTCTATGAGGCCATCGAGAACGGCCTGCTGGCGCCGGACGACGCTTCGCTGAAAGATCGCGTCGCTGAGCTTTCCAGCACGCGCGATCAGGCCAGGGCGGACGCCGAGCGCATCAGCGCCTCAGTGGAGCGGTTGGCGCCCACGATCACACCGGACGCCTTGGCGCGTTTCGCCACCGTCGCGCGACGCAAGCTGCGGGATCGCACCAGCGGCTATCGGCGCGATCATCTCCGCGCTCTGACGCAGCGGGTGGAGGTCATCAGCAAGACCGAGGCGCGCATCATCGGCTCGCGAACGGAGCTTCTGCGGGCCCTGGCGTCCAGTGGTGGTGGGAATTACGCCGCCGCTGGCGGAGTTCTCGGTTTTAAACCGAAGTGGCGCACCCGAGAGGATTCGAACCTCTGA
- a CDS encoding NADP-dependent isocitrate dehydrogenase, translating to MAKIKVANPIVDIDGDEMTRIIWQMIKDKLVFPYLDLELDYYDLGMEHRDATDDQVTIDAAHAIQKHGVGVKCATITPDEARVEEFGLKKMWKSPNGTIRNILGGVVFREPIICSNVPRLVPGWTQPIVVGRHAFGDQYKATDFLMPGAGTLSIKFVGDDGQVIEHEVFKSPSAGVAMGMYNLDDSIRDFARASFSYGLNRNYPVYLSTKNTILKAYDGRFKDLFQEVFDAEYADKFKAAGLTYEHRLIDDMVAAAIKWSGGFVWACKNYDGDVQSDVVAQGFGSLGLMTSVLMTPDGRVMETEAAHGTVTRHYRQHQKGEATSTNSIASIFAWTRGFKHRAKLDGNAELNEFAETLEKVVVDTVESGLMTKDLALLVGDQQSWLTTEGFLDKVSENLRKALPQLG from the coding sequence ATGGCCAAGATCAAGGTCGCAAACCCCATCGTGGACATCGACGGCGACGAGATGACCCGCATCATCTGGCAGATGATCAAGGACAAGCTGGTCTTCCCGTATCTGGACCTGGAGCTGGACTATTACGACCTGGGCATGGAGCACCGCGACGCCACCGACGACCAGGTGACGATCGACGCCGCCCACGCCATCCAGAAGCACGGCGTCGGCGTGAAGTGCGCCACCATCACGCCGGACGAGGCGCGGGTCGAGGAGTTCGGCCTGAAGAAGATGTGGAAGTCGCCCAACGGCACCATCCGCAACATCCTGGGTGGCGTGGTCTTCCGCGAGCCGATCATCTGCTCGAACGTGCCGCGCCTGGTGCCTGGCTGGACCCAGCCGATCGTCGTCGGCCGTCACGCCTTCGGCGACCAGTACAAGGCCACCGACTTCCTGATGCCGGGCGCCGGCACCCTGTCGATCAAGTTCGTCGGCGACGACGGCCAGGTGATCGAGCACGAGGTGTTCAAGTCGCCGTCGGCCGGCGTGGCCATGGGCATGTACAATCTGGACGACTCGATCCGCGACTTCGCGCGCGCCTCGTTCAGCTATGGCCTGAACCGCAACTATCCGGTCTATCTGTCGACCAAGAACACCATCCTGAAAGCCTATGACGGCCGCTTCAAGGACCTGTTCCAGGAAGTGTTCGACGCCGAATACGCCGACAAGTTCAAGGCCGCCGGCCTGACCTATGAGCACCGCCTGATCGACGACATGGTGGCGGCGGCCATCAAGTGGTCGGGCGGCTTCGTCTGGGCGTGCAAGAACTACGACGGCGACGTGCAGTCCGACGTGGTGGCGCAGGGCTTCGGCTCTCTGGGCTTGATGACTTCGGTGCTGATGACGCCTGACGGCCGCGTGATGGAGACCGAGGCCGCCCACGGCACCGTGACCCGCCACTATCGCCAGCACCAAAAGGGCGAGGCCACCTCGACCAACTCGATCGCCTCGATCTTCGCCTGGACCCGCGGCTTCAAGCACCGCGCCAAGCTGGACGGCAACGCCGAGCTGAACGAGTTCGCCGAAACGCTGGAGAAGGTCGTGGTCGACACGGTCGAGTCCGGCTTGATGACCAAGGACCTGGCCCTGCTGGTCGGCGATCAGCAGAGCTGGCTGACCACCGAAGGCTTCCTCGACAAGGTGTCGGAGAACCTGCGCAAGGCCCTGCCCCAGCTGGGCTGA
- a CDS encoding HigA family addiction module antitoxin, producing the protein MATHDFANFAAPAPHPGEHLREDYLPAYDLSAGALAKAMGLKDRARIERLVREKQSITADTALRLAKVFGTSPQYWINLQTTHDLSKAAIEGRGELERIEQLHAPA; encoded by the coding sequence ATGGCGACGCATGACTTCGCCAACTTCGCGGCCCCCGCGCCGCACCCTGGCGAGCACCTTCGGGAAGACTACCTGCCCGCTTACGATCTCAGCGCCGGTGCCCTCGCCAAGGCGATGGGCCTTAAGGACCGGGCCCGTATAGAGCGCCTGGTGCGTGAGAAGCAGTCCATCACCGCCGATACGGCGCTGCGCTTGGCCAAGGTCTTCGGCACATCCCCTCAGTACTGGATCAACCTCCAGACCACGCACGACCTGTCCAAGGCCGCGATTGAGGGCCGCGGCGAGCTGGAACGGATCGAGCAGCTGCACGCGCCAGCGTGA
- the pyrF gene encoding orotidine-5'-phosphate decarboxylase gives MTHNPNRAPDPRLICALDVETANEARRLVERTGGAVGFFKIGLQLFATDGMALARELKAEGRQVFLDWKLHDIGATVQKAAAVLAGSGCDLLTVHARPQVMAAAMRGVEGSDLKVLGVTVLTSLTSEDVAADDHSLSPAELVEHRVRQALEAGVHGVVASPHEAARVRDLAYEAGREDFLIVTPGVRPAGAALDDQARAATPAQAIRHGATHLVVGRPITAAADPRAAAMAIAAEIA, from the coding sequence ATGACCCACAATCCCAACCGAGCGCCGGATCCCCGGCTGATCTGCGCGCTGGACGTCGAGACGGCCAACGAGGCGCGGCGACTGGTCGAGCGCACCGGCGGCGCCGTGGGCTTCTTCAAGATCGGCCTTCAGCTCTTCGCGACGGACGGCATGGCGCTGGCGCGCGAGCTCAAGGCCGAGGGCCGCCAGGTCTTCCTGGACTGGAAGCTGCACGACATCGGCGCGACGGTTCAGAAGGCGGCGGCGGTTCTGGCCGGGTCCGGCTGCGACCTGCTGACGGTGCACGCCCGGCCCCAGGTGATGGCGGCGGCGATGCGCGGGGTCGAGGGATCAGACCTCAAGGTGCTGGGCGTCACCGTCCTCACCAGCCTGACGTCCGAGGATGTGGCCGCCGACGACCACAGCCTGTCGCCCGCCGAACTGGTCGAACATCGCGTGCGTCAGGCGCTGGAGGCGGGCGTGCACGGTGTGGTCGCCAGCCCGCATGAGGCGGCGCGCGTGCGCGACCTGGCGTATGAAGCAGGCCGCGAGGACTTCCTGATCGTCACCCCAGGCGTTCGGCCCGCCGGCGCCGCCCTGGACGACCAGGCGCGGGCGGCGACCCCCGCCCAAGCGATCCGCCACGGGGCCACGCATCTGGTGGTAGGGCGTCCCATCACAGCGGCGGCGGATCCACGCGCGGCCGCTATGGCGATCGCCGCCGAGATCGCCTGA
- a CDS encoding RNA polymerase sigma factor, whose protein sequence is MSLGWFRCGRGRTQAAEPDGRRVLVRAIQQLPPECHDVFVLHRFEDMPLDEVAAHLGIDQALAEARLAEALVRLCGVVDEAEARHSSERS, encoded by the coding sequence ATGAGCCTTGGCTGGTTCCGATGCGGGCGAGGGCGCACGCAGGCCGCAGAACCGGACGGGCGTCGTGTTCTGGTGCGAGCGATCCAGCAACTGCCGCCCGAATGCCACGACGTCTTCGTTCTGCACCGATTCGAGGACATGCCGCTGGACGAGGTCGCAGCGCATCTCGGGATCGACCAAGCATTGGCCGAAGCGCGCCTGGCCGAGGCGCTCGTCCGGCTGTGCGGTGTGGTCGACGAGGCGGAAGCGCGGCACTCTTCTGAACGCTCGTGA